The window AGAGGCGCACGCGGTGGTCGGCGCGCACGCAGTGGGCGGCGAGGGCGGTTCCCCACGCTCCTCCTCCGAGGACGGTGACCCTCACCGTGCAGGCGCCCCCAGCCGGCCCTCCCGGCCTTGGGCCAGGCGCACGATGTTGCCGCGGTGTCTCCAGATGACCAGGGCCGCGGCGCCGGTGGCGGCCCAGGCCACGGGCGGTGGAGAGCCGAGGATGAGGGTAGCCGCTGCCAGGGCGACCGCTCCCACCATCGAGCCCACCGAGACGTAGCGGGTCATGGCCACCACGAGCGCGAACGCGCCCACGGCCAGGAGGGTGGCATAGGGAGCCAGGAGCAGAAAGGCCCCCGCCCCCGTGGCCACGCCCTTGCCCCCCTGGAAGCCGAGCCAGGGGGGATACATGTGCCCGATCACGGCTCCCAGGGCGGCCAGGGCGGGGAGGACGCTCGAGGTCGGGGCCAGGGAGGACACGACCAGGGCCGCGGCCGCGCCTTTGCACGCGTCCAGCAGGAGGGCCAGCAGCCCCGCCGCCTTCCCCGCGCTCCGCATTACGTTGGTGGCCCCCACATTGCCACTCCCCACCCGGCGGACATCGGCCACGCCGAAAGCGCGAGCCACCATAAAGCTGAAGGGGACGGAGCCGATGAGATAGGCGCCGGCCAGGAGAGCGAGATGCCAGGGCATTCCGCCCAGTCTACGCCCCGAGGAGAAAGCTCGCGAGGGGGGTGTAGAGCGCGCCTTCCCGCCCGACCTCGCTCCTGTAGAGGACCAGGCTCTCGAGGGAGACCTTGCCCAGGTCGGCGGGGGGCAGCTCAGGCGAGGGGGCCCGCTCTCGCCAGCGTCCGAGGGTTAGGTGCGAGCGGAAAGGCCGGGTCTCGCGCGGGAAGCCCACTCCCACCGCAGCCTCTTCGCAAGCCGCCTGAAGGGCCAGGACCGGGGGCGCCAGCGAGACTCCGAGCCAGAGCACGCGCGGGCTGCCCCGGGGGGGGAACAGGCCGAGACCAGAGATCTGGGCCTCGGACGGTGGGCAGGCGGCGGCGAGCCCCTGGAGCCGCGGCCCCAGCTGCTGGATCTGCGCGGGGAGCGTGGATCCGAGAAAGCGCAGCGTGAGGTGGATCCCCTCCGGGCGGACAAAGCGCACGCCGGGCACGCGGTGTCGGATCTCCCCCATCAGCTCCGCGATCCGCGCGCGCAGGCCCGACCCGATGGCGAGGGCCACAAAGGCCCGGACGTGGTCGGGTGGGTCCCCGCCCCGCCTCACCAGTGGGCGAGGCCGAGCAGGCCGCGCCGCATCATCTCCAGAGCCGCCTGCGAGGCCTGATAGCGGACGCGCTCGCGTCCGCCGGGAAAATGGACCTTGCGCACGCGTGTGCCCGCCGCCCCATCCAAGGCGAGGAAGACGAGGCCGACCGGCTTCTCCGCGCTCCCCCCGTCGGGGCCTGCGATGCCCGTGATACCCACCCCGATCGCGGTGCCCGCCGCCCGGCGCACTCCCGCGGCCATGGCCGCCGCGACCTCTGCCGAGACCGCGCCCACGGAATCAAGGAGAGCCGCCTCCACCCCCAGAAGCTCGGCCTTGGCGCGGTTGGAGTAGGTCACGTACGCCCGCTCCAGGAAACGACTGGCCCCCGGCACATCGGTGAGGCGCGCGGAGAGAAGGCCCCCCGTGCAGGACTCGGCCAGGGCCAGGGTCAGCCCCCGCTCGCGGAGGAGGTCGGCTACGACTTCCGGCAGCTCGCGCCCGTCCTCCCCATAGATGCGGCCGGGGAGGCTCTCGCGCAGCCCCGCGGCCAAAGCCTCGATCCGCGCTTGCGCCTCCGCCTCCGAAGCCCCGCTCGCGGTGAGGTGGAGCTCTACCTGGCCAGGTCCCCCCAGGATGGTCGTGCGCGGGTTGGTGAACGACTTGTAGACCGGCGCCACCGCCTGTTCGACGTCACTCTCCGACATGGAGGCGATCTTGAGCACGCGCGTCCGAAGCACGGTGCCCCCCGCCCGGTCCCGGATCAGGGGCGAGACCTGCTCCTCGAACATCGGCTCCATCTCGGTCGGGGGGCCGGGCAGGAGGATGAGCACCCGGGCTCCGCTCTCCACGCGCTGGCCCGGCGCCGTGCCCCGAGGATTGGGCAGGACGATGGCACCTTCGATCACATCCGCCTGCTTCTCGTTGACGGGCGCCATCTCCCGGAGATATCGGCGGAAGCGTTCCTTCAGCATCTCCAGGAGCCGGGGGTCCCGGTGAAGCCCGCGTCCGAGGGCGGCCGCCGCCGCCTCGCGGGTGAGATCGTCCTCCGTGGGACCCAGTCCCCCCGTCGCGATCACGATGTCGGCGCGGGCGAGCGCGGCGCGGAAGGCGGACTCAAGAAGGGCCGCGTCATCGGCGACCGTGACCCGCGACCCCACCTCCACGCCCAGCTCCCGCAGCCTTTCCGTCAGATAGAGGGCGTTGGTGTCGGAGCGGAGCGGGGTGAGGAGTTCGCTGCCCACGGCCAGGATCTCGGCCCGCAGGGTCATGTCAGGGGCCAGACGAGGAGCCCAACCCGGAGGATGAGGTTGGCGTAAATGCCGGCCATGACGTCATCCACCATGATCCCCCAGCCGCCCGGAAGCCGCTCGAAGTCGCGGGCGGGATAGGGCTTGACCACGTCCAGGAGGCGGAAGAGCACGAACCCGAAGATCACGATCCAGGGCCGGAAGGGCAGGGCCAGGAGAGAGACCCACATGCCGATCACCTCGTCCCAGACCACGATTGACGGGTCCTCCTGCCCCACCCGTCGGGCGACGTGGGAAGCGGCGGCCACCCCGACGAGGAAGAGGACCGCTGCCAAAGCGGCCTGCTGAGCAAGGGCGAGTCTCTGGAGGGGCCAGAAGAGCAGCACTCCGAGGGCGGAGCCCGCGGTGCCGGGGGCGAAGGGCGCGTATCCCGAGCCGAAACCCGTGGCCAGAACCGTGGCGCAGGCGGTGATGAAGCGGGAGCGCGGGGCCGCGGGCGGAGCGGGATCGGCCATGGACGGGGATCATATCCTAGCGCCGGCGGAGCCGGCCCTCGGGATCGCGGGGGGCCACGCGCACGGTCTCGGAATGGGCAATGGCGACGCGGCCGCGCCCTCCGCGGGCGGGGCGCAGGTGCTTGCGCCGTGTCACGTGGACGTCCACCTGGGCCGCGGCCCGGGCGTCGCTGAAAAAAGCCGCCACCTCTGCCGCCTCCCTGAAGTCCTCTCCCCCCGCGCGGCCCTCCGGGTCCCGGAGTATGACTTGGGCCCCGGGCACGTCCCGGGCGTGCAGCCACACGTCCTCCGGACGCGCCACGTGAAAGGTCAAGTGATGGTTCTCTTTCGCCCCCCTCCCCACCAGCAGCGAGAACCCGCGCGCGGTGAGGTAATGGCGAGAGCCGGGCCTGGCCGTCGTACCCGACTCCCGTCCACCCCCGCCTCCTTCCGCTCCCCGCGGCGGCTCGAGGTCGGCGACGTCTCGGGCCTCGTGGAGGCGGGCCTCGCGGGCCCGCTCGGCTTCCAGGGCGACCCGCGTCTCCCCCAGGCGCGTCTCCACTTGGCGCCGCGCTTTCTCGATGCGCCGGGCCTTCTGGAAAAGGCGGTCCGCGTTGCCGGGGGCGGAGAGGGTCGGATCGACCGCCACCAGCAGGTGCCGATCGGGGGCGTAGGGATCGGGGACCTCCGCTTTTCCCGCCACGGGAGCGAAGCTGCCCGGGGAGGCGAGGAGGGCCTCCGCTTCCCTCCGCAGCCGTGCCGCCTCGGGCAGGCCCTGGAGGTCCCCGAGGAGATGGGCCTCGAGCTGGGCGAGACGGCGCCCCTTACGACCGGCCTCCTGAAGGGCGCTCTTCCTCGCCCGCTCGAAGCGCGTCCCCCGCGAGCGAGCGAGCAGAAACAGAGAGGCGGCTTCGAGCCAGGAGGCAGGGTGAAGGGCCACGCGCTTATGCCCCTCGAGGGGAAAAGGGGCGAGGGCCACAGCCTCGGGGGGAGCGAGGTCGGCGTCGTGCCACGTCGCCATCGGTCCGGGAGCGAGCAGGGTCGGGCGCGGAGAGGCCAGCCGGGTCCGCAGGGCGGCCAGTGACTCCGGCTGCCCGTCCAGCTCCCGCGCCAGAAGCGGGCCCAGGCCCGGGCAGACGCTGAGCAGCGCCCGGGGAAGGCTGCGCCCCGTGGCCGCGGCGGTGGCGGCCGCCGCGGCCAGGAGCCGCGGATCGACGCGGTCCCATTCTCGCTCCCCCGCCGCCGCCGGCAGCGGCCAAGCCGGTGGCCCCGCCCCCACCGTGGCGAGGGCGGCTCCCTCCACGATGAGCGTGAGGGCCGGCACTCCGGAAAGCCGAAGGACGAGGAGGGCCCGCCCGACGTCCATCACCACCGTCCTCTCTCCGAGAATGCGATGGAGCGCCGTGAGCCGGACTCCTCCCAGGTGCTTGCGGAGGAGCAGCAGGGCTTGTCGGGCGCCTCCCGGGGCCTCGTCCTCCGCCCCCTGGGCGAGAAAGCGGGCTTGGGTGCGGGGGAGACGGTAGAGACCGGCCGTGCCGGGGGCAGCCTCCAGCCAGAGCCAGTGATCCCGGTCCCCGGAAACCTCGAAAGCGATGGAATGCGGGCCGCCCAGGTGCGGCCGTCCCAAGTGTCGGCCCCGGACAAACGGCTCGAGTTCGGCGATCACGTGATCGAGGGTCAGGGAGTCCATGCGGGGACGGCGCGGAAGGAAAGCGGGCCTCAGCCCTTAATGACGCGGGTGTGGAGGATCCGATCGTGTAGGGCCCGCCGCGCGGGGTCGAAGAGCATGGGGACGAGGCCCAAGCCGGCAACGAGCACGCAGAGCGCCCCGAGGGCGGTCCTCAAGAGCGCCCGGAGGTAGCCGGCGGGACGGCCGGCCACGTCGACCACGCGCAGGCCAACCCAGATCTTGCCCAGGGTCTGGCCGGTGGTCCCTCCGAAATAGCCGCCGTAAAGGACGCCCAGAAAGGCCAGATAGGCGACAAGATAGGGCCAGGTGGGACGTAGCCCCCGAATCGGCACGTGGGCGGCGCGGCTGGCGAAGTAGACGACTAGGGCCCAGAGGGAGCCCAGGAGGCCGAGGTCCGCGGCTGCCGCCTGGACCCGCTCGCGGAAGAAGGCCGGCCGCTCAACCGGGCGCACGCCGGGCGGGGCGGCGGGCACCTCCAGGGACCACTCGCGCGGTCGCCCTTCCTCGGGGCGGGGCTCGAGGCTGGGCGGCTCGCGGAGGAACTCTCCGCCCATTTCCAGCTCCGCCCCGCGGGAAGTGCCGCGGTGGAAATCGGTCTCCGGGGGACGAAGCGGGAGGTCCAGAGGGGGGGGCGGGAGGGAGTGGAAGTCGTCCCCGCCGTGGCTCCGCTCTCTTGCCGGCGCTTCGACCTCGGCGGGGGTGACGGGGGGGATCCCCTTCGCCTCCAGCGCGGGGGGCTCCGGCGGCGTCGCGGCTGGCTCCTCGCTGTCGAAGAGGGGCAGCCCCGCGTCCTCCGCCCTCTTGCGCTTGCGATGGCGAATCCGCTCCTTGACCTCATCCTTCCACGTCTTCTCTTTCTTGCGGAGGCCGGGGATCTCGCGCAGCGGCTCCGCCTTGCCCCGGGCGGGCGGGGTCAGGGGATCGGGGGCGAGCGCGCCCTCCACCGCGGGGGCCACCACCGCCCCGCAGTAGAGACAACGCTCTTGGCCGGTCGCCAGGGCCTGACCGCAGGCCGGGCAGGTCACCGGCGCGAGCCTCCCTCCCGGAGCATCGTCTCCGCCTGGCTCCGGAAGCGGAGCGCGAAAGGATAGGCGGGATCCTGGGGGGTCACGCGGTCGATGGCGGCGAGGGCGCCCTCGGCATCGCCCTGCTCGATGAGCCGGCGCGCCTCCGCGAGCGCCGGGTCAGCCGCGCTCATCGGCCCCAGGGGGGACGTCGGAAGGGCCATAACGCGCGGGGAGGGGACGCCGGCCAGACCGTCCACGAGGCGCTCCCAGGTGGAGGCGACGGTGCTGGCGAGGAGGGCAAAGCCAAGGGCCCAGAGGGCGACGAGGGCGTGACGGTGCCATCCCTCCCCCCGTCGAAACTCCGTCTCGGCTCCCGGAAAAGCAACCTCCGCAGCGGCCGAGAGTCTCCGCGCCCCGTCCTCCCGATCGGGGAGTTCCCCCGCTCGCTCGTGGTCGTCCAGGGGGGGCACGGCCCCAGCGGGAAGATCGCCCGCGCGCGCGCCATGGCCGGCCAGAACCGCGCCCTTGGACTCTTCGAGGCGGACGAGAGCGCGGCGCTCCTGCTCGGCGTCGGCGGCCTCCGCTTCCCGTCGTCCCTGGCGCGCACCCGCGTGGCCCCGGTCCTGGACCAAGATGCGCCCGAAGACGAGCCCCGCCTCCTGGCTTCGGCCACGCCGGAGGAGGCGCCGCCCCTTGGACAGCCAGCGCTGGGTCCCGTTCGGGGTGAGCCGCTTTACCAAGTAGCCCGCATCCTCCTGATCTGCGCCTCATTATGAGGAAAGCCCCTGGGGGATTCAAGGCGAAAAACGCTGGCCCTCGGCCTCAAGGCGTGGGCGAGCACCACCCCGGAACCCCCGTCCGCCGCCCCCTTCGAAAAGCCCGGAGGGAGTCGCCGGCGCGGGGGGTCGTCGGAAGGGTCTCCTAGGCCGAGCCCACGGGCTCCCCGCGGCGAGCGGAGATGAGGCCGTAGCCCTTCATCTTCCGGTAGAGGTTGGAGCGCTCCACGCGCAGGGCCTCCGCCGTCCGGCTCATATTGCCTCCACACTCCTGATACTTCTTCCAGATGTAGCGCTTCTCGAAGTCCTCGCGGGCTTCGACCAGAGACGGGAAATCGGCGGGCCCGGCGGGGGCGGCGCTGCCCGCGGTCAGGGGGCCCGCCCCCCCCAAGGGCGCGGGCAGGTGAGAGGCCTCAATCCGCTCCCCGGGCGTCATGATGACGAGTCGCTCGATGATGTTGCGCAGCTCGCGGACGTTGCCCGCCCAGGGCAGGCCCGTGAGGTGGGCCAGCACCTCCGGGGATAGCTCTTTCGGGCGCTTGCCGTACTCGGCGGATAGGGTGGCGATGAAATGGCGGGCGAGGAGCGGGATGTCCTCACGCCGCTCCCGCAAGGGCGGTACGTGGAAGGGGATGACGTTCAGCCGGAAGAACAGGTCCTCGCGGAAAGTCCCCCGCTGGATCTCCTCCGCCAGATTCTTGTTGGTGGCCGCGATGACCCTGACATCCACGGTCAGGGGGGAGGCCCCGCCCACGGGTTCCACCCTCTGCTCCTGGAGGACGCGCAGGACCTTGGCCTGCGTCTTCAGGGTCATGTCCCCGACCTCGTCGAGGAAGAGCGTTCCGCCGTCCGCCAGCTCGAACTTGCCCTTGCGCGAGGCCAAGGCCCCCGTGAAGGCGCCCTTGGCGTGGCCGAACAGCTCGCTCTCGATCAACTCCTCGGGAATAGCCGCGCAGTTGACCTCCACGAAGGGGCCCTGGGCGCGGAGGCTTTGGTGGTGGATGGCGCGGGCCACCAACTCCTTGCCGGTTCCGTTCTCGCCGAAGATGAGCACGCGCCCGTTGCTGGGGGCGGCCTGGGCGATCTCCCCGCGCAGGACGCGGATGGGCGGGCTCTCGCCCACCATCACGAAGCGCTGCTCCACCTGCTCCTTGAGGGAGCGGTTCTCGCTCTCCAGCCGC of the Vicinamibacteria bacterium genome contains:
- the plsY gene encoding glycerol-3-phosphate 1-O-acyltransferase PlsY, translating into MPWHLALLAGAYLIGSVPFSFMVARAFGVADVRRVGSGNVGATNVMRSAGKAAGLLALLLDACKGAAAALVVSSLAPTSSVLPALAALGAVIGHMYPPWLGFQGGKGVATGAGAFLLLAPYATLLAVGAFALVVAMTRYVSVGSMVGAVALAAATLILGSPPPVAWAATGAAALVIWRHRGNIVRLAQGREGRLGAPAR
- the thpR gene encoding RNA 2',3'-cyclic phosphodiesterase — protein: MRRGGDPPDHVRAFVALAIGSGLRARIAELMGEIRHRVPGVRFVRPEGIHLTLRFLGSTLPAQIQQLGPRLQGLAAACPPSEAQISGLGLFPPRGSPRVLWLGVSLAPPVLALQAACEEAAVGVGFPRETRPFRSHLTLGRWRERAPSPELPPADLGKVSLESLVLYRSEVGREGALYTPLASFLLGA
- a CDS encoding competence/damage-inducible protein A, which gives rise to MTLRAEILAVGSELLTPLRSDTNALYLTERLRELGVEVGSRVTVADDAALLESAFRAALARADIVIATGGLGPTEDDLTREAAAAALGRGLHRDPRLLEMLKERFRRYLREMAPVNEKQADVIEGAIVLPNPRGTAPGQRVESGARVLILLPGPPTEMEPMFEEQVSPLIRDRAGGTVLRTRVLKIASMSESDVEQAVAPVYKSFTNPRTTILGGPGQVELHLTASGASEAEAQARIEALAAGLRESLPGRIYGEDGRELPEVVADLLRERGLTLALAESCTGGLLSARLTDVPGASRFLERAYVTYSNRAKAELLGVEAALLDSVGAVSAEVAAAMAAGVRRAAGTAIGVGITGIAGPDGGSAEKPVGLVFLALDGAAGTRVRKVHFPGGRERVRYQASQAALEMMRRGLLGLAHW
- a CDS encoding phosphatidylglycerophosphatase A → MADPAPPAAPRSRFITACATVLATGFGSGYAPFAPGTAGSALGVLLFWPLQRLALAQQAALAAVLFLVGVAAASHVARRVGQEDPSIVVWDEVIGMWVSLLALPFRPWIVIFGFVLFRLLDVVKPYPARDFERLPGGWGIMVDDVMAGIYANLILRVGLLVWPLT
- a CDS encoding NFACT RNA binding domain-containing protein yields the protein MDSLTLDHVIAELEPFVRGRHLGRPHLGGPHSIAFEVSGDRDHWLWLEAAPGTAGLYRLPRTQARFLAQGAEDEAPGGARQALLLLRKHLGGVRLTALHRILGERTVVMDVGRALLVLRLSGVPALTLIVEGAALATVGAGPPAWPLPAAAGEREWDRVDPRLLAAAAATAAATGRSLPRALLSVCPGLGPLLARELDGQPESLAALRTRLASPRPTLLAPGPMATWHDADLAPPEAVALAPFPLEGHKRVALHPASWLEAASLFLLARSRGTRFERARKSALQEAGRKGRRLAQLEAHLLGDLQGLPEAARLRREAEALLASPGSFAPVAGKAEVPDPYAPDRHLLVAVDPTLSAPGNADRLFQKARRIEKARRQVETRLGETRVALEAERAREARLHEARDVADLEPPRGAEGGGGGRESGTTARPGSRHYLTARGFSLLVGRGAKENHHLTFHVARPEDVWLHARDVPGAQVILRDPEGRAGGEDFREAAEVAAFFSDARAAAQVDVHVTRRKHLRPARGGRGRVAIAHSETVRVAPRDPEGRLRRR
- a CDS encoding RDD family protein, coding for MTCPACGQALATGQERCLYCGAVVAPAVEGALAPDPLTPPARGKAEPLREIPGLRKKEKTWKDEVKERIRHRKRKRAEDAGLPLFDSEEPAATPPEPPALEAKGIPPVTPAEVEAPARERSHGGDDFHSLPPPPLDLPLRPPETDFHRGTSRGAELEMGGEFLREPPSLEPRPEEGRPREWSLEVPAAPPGVRPVERPAFFRERVQAAAADLGLLGSLWALVVYFASRAAHVPIRGLRPTWPYLVAYLAFLGVLYGGYFGGTTGQTLGKIWVGLRVVDVAGRPAGYLRALLRTALGALCVLVAGLGLVPMLFDPARRALHDRILHTRVIKG
- a CDS encoding sigma-54 dependent transcriptional regulator, with protein sequence MREAVLIVDDESGVRASLAGILGDEGYAVQAVESGEACLAALEGRRFDLLLLDVWLPRMDGLETLGRVRALDPELPVVVISGHGNIETAVKAVRMGARDFVEKPLSLEKTLLVVKNTLRQRRLESENRSLKEQVEQRFVMVGESPPIRVLRGEIAQAAPSNGRVLIFGENGTGKELVARAIHHQSLRAQGPFVEVNCAAIPEELIESELFGHAKGAFTGALASRKGKFELADGGTLFLDEVGDMTLKTQAKVLRVLQEQRVEPVGGASPLTVDVRVIAATNKNLAEEIQRGTFREDLFFRLNVIPFHVPPLRERREDIPLLARHFIATLSAEYGKRPKELSPEVLAHLTGLPWAGNVRELRNIIERLVIMTPGERIEASHLPAPLGGAGPLTAGSAAPAGPADFPSLVEAREDFEKRYIWKKYQECGGNMSRTAEALRVERSNLYRKMKGYGLISARRGEPVGSA